From the Gemmatimonadota bacterium genome, the window GTCGGCATGGGCCCGTCCCAGGGTAATGTGCGGGTGGTACGCCCGCTGCTCGCGCCGGAACCCCAGGCTCTCGAAGCCGCGCTCGAGCTGCTCCTGCAGGCTGGCGAGCTGCGGGACGGCCTCCGCGCCCACCCAGATCACGCGCGGCCGCTGCACGCTGGGAAACGCGCCGCAGCCAGCCAGCGCCAGATCAACGGGCGAACCCCCAGCCGCCACCGTGTCCAGCAGCGCCTGTACTCGCTCCACCTGCTCGGCCGCGACCGCGCCCAGGAACTTCAACGTCAGGTGGATGAACTCCGGCTCGACCCAGCGCACCGGGAGCCCGGCCGCGCGCAAGGCTGCAGCGGCCTCGTACATCCGGTCGCGTTCGGCCGCGGGCAGGTTGAGGGCCACGAAGAGCCTCACCGGCCATCTCCGGTCCCGGCCTGCCTGGCGGCGGCCAGGTCGACGGCCACGTAGCGAAAGCCGAGCGCTTTGATCTCGGGCGCCAGGCGCGCCAGTTTCGCCAGGTGCGGGGCCGCGGTCTCGAGCGCCGCGATCTCGCGCTCGTGGCCCGCCGCGGTGACCCGAACACCCTCCAGTCCGCGGTCCCGCAGCAGGCGCTCGACCGCTTCAACCCTATGGTCCGCCCCGGCTGCCACCGGCGCCGCCGGGCCTGCCGCGCGCCGCGCCCCGCGCGACCCGGTGCCTCGCCCGCGCCGGCGGCTCACCCGGCCGCCTCCTGGCGGGCCGCGGCCAGGCCTTCGTTCAGCGCGCCGCGCCGGTAACCCTCCACGTCGAGCAGCACTCGCCGGAATCCTAGCCCCCGCAGCAGGTGGTTCAGCGGTCCCGCATCACTCAGCGCCCGGGCCATTTCGGCCGGTGCCAGCTCGAGCCGCGCCACCTCGCCGTGATGGCGCACGCGGAACTCACGGAACCCCCGCGCCCGCAGCGCCGCCTCTGCTGCCTCGATGCCGCGCAGCCGCTGCCGCGTCACGGCGAGGCCATAAGGGATGCGGCTGGAGAGGCAGGGTGCCGACGGCTGGTCCCACGTGGGCAGCCCCATCCGGTGCGACAGCTCCCGGACCTCGACCTTACGCAGCCCGGCCTCCTGCAGGGGTGAACGCACGCCGTGCTCACGCGCCGCCCGGCCACCCGGCCGGTAATCCCGCGCGTCGTCGGCGTTCGAGCCGTCCAGCACCACGGCCAGCCCCCGCGCAGCCGCCACGTCCGCCAGCCGCGACCATAGCTCGGTCTTGCAGTAGTAGCAGCGGTTGCTGGGGTTCGCCACGTAGTTCGGGTCCGCCAGCTC encodes:
- the thpR gene encoding RNA 2',3'-cyclic phosphodiesterase; the protein is MRLFVALNLPAAERDRMYEAAAALRAAGLPVRWVEPEFIHLTLKFLGAVAAEQVERVQALLDTVAAGGSPVDLALAGCGAFPSVQRPRVIWVGAEAVPQLASLQEQLERGFESLGFRREQRAYHPHITLGRAHADARPADFRRLPELVAGFSYQGVLPARTLDLMQSRLSPAGARYEVLTAAPLAGGAEDARPAGGARAQGGRRP
- the larE gene encoding ATP-dependent sacrificial sulfur transferase LarE; the protein is MEKLAGGVGRGGTAALDAKFARLAAILRECDSVCIGYSGGVDSAFLATAAVRVLGAARVLAVTGRSAAYPVVQREMAVECARRFGIPHLEIDTDELADPNYVANPSNRCYYCKTELWSRLADVAAARGLAVVLDGSNADDARDYRPGGRAAREHGVRSPLQEAGLRKVEVRELSHRMGLPTWDQPSAPCLSSRIPYGLAVTRQRLRGIEAAEAALRARGFREFRVRHHGEVARLELAPAEMARALSDAGPLNHLLRGLGFRRVLLDVEGYRRGALNEGLAAARQEAAG